The following DNA comes from Microcella sp..
GAGGAGCGCGAGAGGGGTCGCGAGTCCGAGACGGAGCATCCACCTTGCCACAGGGCCCCGCGGGAACGCGTCGAATCGGGTTCGCGGCGGCGCACCGCGGTTGCTGCGATCGCGCCGCAGTGCGGGGGCTTCAATGGTGCTGGACATGAGTCGTCAGACCGTGTTCGGTCTTCTCCCAGTAGTGCGGGTTGGTGAGCAGCTGCCACAGCGCCTTGTACGACGCGATCGAGTGCAGCAGCCAGTAGACGGGGTTCAGCAATGCCCAGAGCACGAGATAGAACGTGCCGCGCTTGTACGGTCCCATCATCGAGAGGTAGATCATCACGACGTTGCCGATGACGAAGTTCAGCAGGGTGAGCCACAGCAGCCAGATCGGGAACAGGCCGGCGAGTGCGGTCACCGGCAGGAAGACCGTCAGCACGGTGACGATGTAGAACGGGATCACCCCGAGGAAGGTCGCGGGCGTACCGGCGATGAGCAGCACGAAGCTCACGAATCGTCGCAGGCCGATCTGACGGATGAGCGCCACCGGCTGCCGGGCGTGCACGAGGGTCGTCTGCATGTAGCCCTTGATCCAGCGGGAACGCTGCCGGATGAAGTTGGGTATCGAGGTGTTCGCCTCTTCCATCGTCGTCGAGTTGATGACGCCGACTCGGTAGCCGAGCGCGCTCGCGCGAATGCCGAGGTCGGCGTCTTCCGTCACGTTGTACGGGTCCCAGCCGCCAAGCTCGATGAGCGCCGAGGTGCGGAAGTGGTTCGAGGTGCCCCCGAGCGGAATCGGCAGATCGCCGAAGTCAAGCCCCGCCAGCATGTAGTCGAACCAATAGCTGTACTCGAGGGTGAACATGCGAGTGAGCGCATTCTCGCGGTCATTGAAGTAGTTGAGAGAGGCCTGCAGGCACACCGTTTCTTCGCCGCCCCGCCGAAAAGCGACGACAGCCTTCTTCAACTGGTCGGGGTCAGGCGTGTCTTCGGCGTCGTAAATGACGAGGTAGTCGCCCGTCGCGAAGTACAAGCCCACATTGCACGCGCGAGGCTTCGTCTGCGGGTGCCCCTTCGGGATCGTCACGATACGAAAGTGGGGTGGCGGCTTCGACGAGAGCACGGCATCCCGCGTCTCGTGGTCCTCCTCCTCGATGAGAATCAGAACCTCGAGCTTCTCGGTCGGGTAGTCCAGACCGCCGAGATTGCGAATGAGCTGGCCGACGATGTTGGCTTCGCGGAACACCGGTACGAGCACCGTGTACCGCGGAAGTTCGCGATCGATGAGCGCCTCGACCTGTGCACGGGTGATGCGCTCGACGACGTCATACCGCGCACCACGCATCGCGACGAAGAACTTGAAGCTCGTGCCGGCGAGGAAGGTGACGCTCATGACCGTGAGCACGCCGATCGCGGTGGGAAGCGGCCAGAGCACGGCGCTCACGAGCAGCGCGACGGCGAGCACGGCGCCTCCGACCTTCTGGCCGCGGCTGAAAGTGACTCGCGCCGACATCTCCGGATTCTGCCGCCAGAGTTCGTTGGCTGCCTCGTCGGCGATCTCGGCGCGGAAGAGGCGCAGGCAGGCATTCTTGATGTCCCACGATGTCGTCGCGACAAACTGCAGCTCGGCGCCAGCGAGCAGGTGGCGGATGCGCTCGACACGCTCGGGCGCGACACCGCGTGCGGTCGCCACGAAGATGGTGCCTGCCGCATTGCGACGGATGGGCAGCCAGTTCTCGCTGATGTACGTCTGGCCAGAGACGCGCCGCACGAGCTCGTCGTCGAAGGTCACCGCGGCCAGGTCGATGGGATGAATGCCCCACGACTTCGCCTCGACAAGCAGTAGAGATTCAGAATCGAGCAGGCCTTCGCTGATGAGCACCTGGTCGATATGAGCGCCCGTGCGCTGCTTGACCTGCCGCGCGAACTCGAGATTCTCTGGTGACACGAGGCCCGAGCGCAGCAACAGATCGGCGAACGCCTCGCTGTCGTTGACGCGCACGCCGCTTGTCTCTCCCCCCGGAGCCATGCCACCAGCCTAGGTGCTGAGGCGCACCAGTGCTCGCCCCAGAAAGGGGTAGAGGGGGGTGTGGTGGGCGATACTGGGATCGAACCAGTGACCTCTTCCGTGTCAGGGAAGCGCGCTACCGCTGCGCCAATCGCCCATTCTCATGGGGTGTTTCTTCGGTGTGGTAGCTGTGAGGTGGCGACGGGATTCGAACCCGTGTATACGGCTTTGCAGGCCGCTGCCTCGCCTCTCGGCCACGCCACCGTGGGCAACGCCCCCAACTACCAGAGGGCTGTCACTCGAGCGGATGACGAGATTCGAACTCGCGACCCTCACCTTGGCAAGGTGATGCGCTACCACTGCGCCACATCCGCATGTTGCTTCCCGTTGCCGGGCTGCATCGAAACTCTAGCCCACATTTTCATCGACGGCCAAACCGGCGCGCGCGGCGATGAAGATGGTCGACGGGCGGCCGGATGCTCTCCCCCGTTTGTGGCAAGATGGTGTCGCACGGGCGATTGGCGCAGTTGGTAGCGCGCTTCCTTCACACGGAAGAGGTCATCAGTTCGAGTCTGGTATCGCCCACCACGACCTATTCTTCCGCGTCGCCGGCCTTCGTCGCCTGCTGTGCGGCCGTCGTCGACCGACGTTCGGCGATCACGATGGCGATGAGCGCGGCCCCCGCGCACAGCAGTCCCGACCCGAATGCTCCGACCGCGACCGCGATCACGGCTCCGAGCTGCGCGGCGACGAGCGCGGTCGAGCCCGTCGCGGCCATCCCGAAACCATCGGCAAGCAGCGCCAGCACGGTGCCTCCCACGGCGACCGCCACGATGATGCCGATCGACACGCGTCGTTCGACGATCGCCCCCGAGGGGGCGCGCACGACGATTGCCACCCCGGCTGCCGTGGCGATGACAGCCGTGGCGCCCAGGGCCGTCGGGGCCAGGAAAGGCACTCCGAGCCCGATAGCGCCCCAGGCAATGACGACACCCGTCGTCAGACCCGACGGTGAGAAGGGCCTACCCGCTATGCGCTCGATCAGCCACCACATCAGGGCACCCAGAACCAGGCCCACGATCGAGTTCGCGAGTGTTCTGCCCGTGGCCACGCTCAGCACGCGCTCTGCGCCCACCATCCACGCCGTGGCACCGACGGCCACGAGCCCGGCC
Coding sequences within:
- a CDS encoding glycosyltransferase family 2 protein is translated as MAPGGETSGVRVNDSEAFADLLLRSGLVSPENLEFARQVKQRTGAHIDQVLISEGLLDSESLLLVEAKSWGIHPIDLAAVTFDDELVRRVSGQTYISENWLPIRRNAAGTIFVATARGVAPERVERIRHLLAGAELQFVATTSWDIKNACLRLFRAEIADEAANELWRQNPEMSARVTFSRGQKVGGAVLAVALLVSAVLWPLPTAIGVLTVMSVTFLAGTSFKFFVAMRGARYDVVERITRAQVEALIDRELPRYTVLVPVFREANIVGQLIRNLGGLDYPTEKLEVLILIEEEDHETRDAVLSSKPPPHFRIVTIPKGHPQTKPRACNVGLYFATGDYLVIYDAEDTPDPDQLKKAVVAFRRGGEETVCLQASLNYFNDRENALTRMFTLEYSYWFDYMLAGLDFGDLPIPLGGTSNHFRTSALIELGGWDPYNVTEDADLGIRASALGYRVGVINSTTMEEANTSIPNFIRQRSRWIKGYMQTTLVHARQPVALIRQIGLRRFVSFVLLIAGTPATFLGVIPFYIVTVLTVFLPVTALAGLFPIWLLWLTLLNFVIGNVVMIYLSMMGPYKRGTFYLVLWALLNPVYWLLHSIASYKALWQLLTNPHYWEKTEHGLTTHVQHH